A region of Oxyura jamaicensis isolate SHBP4307 breed ruddy duck chromosome 9, BPBGC_Ojam_1.0, whole genome shotgun sequence DNA encodes the following proteins:
- the AMER3 gene encoding APC membrane recruitment protein 3 has product MELKRGKTFIKSSVQHEKVLPELTASTNKNDIGKDKKAALEGNRSIAEVQLAYLATHKNYRFSTRAARNGAGDNSLEKSSGSSYKLVRKSKTHDCVSEADKTEHCSPSNRACEEGFSGKGKGRLVNSISFSGMSSSSSKKECVVSPSQSACSSQMIDYRNFVPQMPFVPAVAKTIPRKRISLKRSKKGLRDIFHIKKNKPESLAFLVEKDKNLSSPGCKSELPGRLAKYLFKTGEPFAADCLSQDCSDSELQSDSSYDCCNPLCEDVASLKSFDSLTGCGEIFADESSAHLELENSKEVLVRRSKHKESPAMGSFQGGVEQLASPGQNEAVEFGKFWDNINKSVRLHQSMLFDKKLLTMPGSDMGKAGSQAAASATDPQVSPGKDGDNSKENPTETETPKSDNQESISTSDEGYYDSFSPGQDDEVKEAQTPGVPGRFPRDSYSGDALYELFYDSSEVKINPVLDDDLCTSESISEQAIEIPLSIYSFHVGAEENTASQPAVDIISQGFFHSTWKGKECLLKLCDTELSLTMGIINWLRKHSGLVSSPDSLQSPQPQPEKGNHSPIPPSPGPEHNVSTAQQEKQSKEDTFNRRVSLDKSKDATQASSVNVAERDSCTNTSNLDSQGREGSHHEHSSTVPGTAETTGASNYAPQSQGNGDNLQTSSTEKATISKGYETSEDRILLAENLNRQSGSQSSESPLLNDNHEVESCYSYKTAATSPLDALEREDGNKPMYHSLSVCCDKPPQPLTLRGFQSYISPTPRENSTNIVQLLERCVTQVASLKLSYENKHLEDKYIGNEMNNIICKMSQYKNKLLNECNCVAQTPEYSSIACTNQYNYETSFQASSLYHLKQNGEQICSEDQKGRAKILDEVARDKIGFEYAQLNNQAFSYLQDFTFASDSAPATMLSRPTFLPLFNSVCLDIPATVSSDPYSTAIPPAESLQPKEAEHGSPGPWHYAESPCRCLLGVTALSPHPEAAAPDTAVVGRNQQ; this is encoded by the coding sequence AAGTGCTACCAGAGCTCACAGCTTctacaaacaaaaatgatatAGGGAAAGACAAAAAGGCAGCCCTGGAGGGGAACCGAAGCATAGCTGAAGTCCAGCTGGCATACCTGGCCACACACAAGAACTACAGATTTTCCACCAGAGCAGCAAGGAATGGTGCTGGTGACAACAGCCTGGAAAAATCCTCTGGGTCTTCCTACAAACTTGTAAGGAAGAGTAAAACCCATGACTGTGTTAGTGAAGCAGATAAAACAGAGCACTGCAGCCCCAGCAACAGGGCTTGTGAGGAAGGTTTTtctggaaaggggaaggggcGACTCGTCAATAGCATCAGCTTTTCGGGGATGTCCAGTTCCAGCAGTAAGAAAGAGTGTGTAGTAAGCCCGAGCCAGTCTGCCTGCAGCAGTCAGATGATTGATTACAGGAACTTTGTGCCACAGATGCCTTTTGTACCAGCTGTTGCAAAAACCATCCCCAGGAAGAGGATATCCCTCAAGAGATCAAAGAAAGGGCTCAGagatatatttcatattaaaaaaaataaaccggAGAGCCTCGCATTCCTGGTTGAGAAGGACAAGAACCTGTCCTCTCCAGGCTGCAAGAGTGAGTTGCCTGGGCGCCTCGCAAAGTACCTTTTCAAAACTGGAGAACCATTTGCAGCCGACTGCTTGTCACAAGACTGCTCAGACAGTGAACTGCAGTCTGACTCTTCCTATGACTGCTGCAACCCTCTGTGCGAAGATGTTGCATCACTGAAGAGCTTTGACTCCCTTACTGGCTGTGGGGAAATCTTTGCTGACGAGAGCTCTGCTCACCTGGAGCTGGAGAACAGCAAAGAAGTTCTGGTGAGACGAAGCAAGCACAAAGAGAGCCCTGCCATGGGCTCCTTCCAAGGGGGTGTGGAGCAGCTGGCCTCTCCAGGGCAGAATGAGGCCGTTGAATTTGGGAAGTTTTGGGACAACATTAACAAATCAGTGAGGCTACATCAGAGCATGCTGTTTGATAAGAAGTTACTGACGATGCCTGGTTCTGACATGGGAAAGGCTGGAAGCCAAGCTGCTGCATCTGCGACAGACCCCCAGGTGTCACCTGGTAAAGATGGTGACAATTCCAAAGAGAAccccacagaaacagaaacaccaaAAAGTGACAACCAGGAATCCATATCCACGAGTGATGAAGGCTACTACGATTCATTCTCTCCTGGACAAGACGATGAAGTGAAGGAAGCTCAGACCCCTGGGGTCCCAGGCAGATTTCCAAGAGACAGCTACAGTGGAGATGCCCTTTATGAGCTCTTCTATGACTCAAGTGAAGTCAAAATAAACCCCGTCCTAGATGATGACTTGTGTACATCTGAAAGCATTTCCGAACAAGCCATTGAAATCCCTTTGTCCATCTACAGTTTTCATGTTGGAGCTGAGGAAAACACGGCTTCCCAACCAGCTGTAGACATCATCAGCCAGGGTTTTTTCCACAGCACATGGAAAGGCAAAGAATGTTTGCTAAAGCTCTGTGATACTGAGCTTTCACTAACCATGGGGATAATAAACTGGCTGCGAAAACACTCAGGACTTGTTTCCTCCCCAGACTCTCTTCAGAGCCCTCAGCCACAGCCAGAAAAGGGTAATCATTCACCAATCCCTCCCAGCCCCGGTCCTGAGCACAAtgtgagcacagcacagcaggagaaacaaagcaaggaaGATACATTTAACCGAAGGGTGTCTTTGGACAAAAGCAAAGATGCAACCCAGGCGTCTTCAGTAAATGTTGCTGAAAGAGACTCTTGCACTAATACATCTAATTTGGATTCCCAAGGAAGGGAAGGTAGTCACCATGAGCATTCATCTACAGTGCCTGGGACTGCGGAAACCACAGGTGCATCAAATTATGCACCACAATCACAGGGAAACGGAGACAATCTGCAGACATCTTCAACTGAGAAGGCAACAATTTCAAAAGGATACGAGACATCTGAAGATAGAATTCTGCTGGCAGAGAACTTGAACAGACAGAGTGGCTCACAGAGCTCTGAAAGCCCTTTGTTAAATGATAATCATGAAGTAGAGTCATGTTACTCCTATAAGACTGCTGCGACCTCACCTCTGGATGCCCTTGAGAGGGAGGACGGAAATAAACCAATGTATCACTCTCTGTCTGTTTGCTGTGACAAACCACCGCAGCCTCTTACTCTCAGAGGCTTCCAGAGCTACATCAGCCCCACGCCAAGGGAGAACAGTACTAACATAGTGCAGCTCTTAGAGCGATGCGTGACGCAAGTGGCATCACTAAAACTCAGCTATGAAAACAAGCACCTGGAAGACAAATATATTGGGAATGAAATGAACAATATCATTTGTAAGATGTCTCAGTACAAAAACAAGCTACTGAATGAATGCAATTGTGTTGCTCAAACACCAGAATACTCCAGTATTGCTTGCACAAACCAATACAATTATGAAACAAGTTTCCAAGCCAGCAGTCTATatcatttgaaacaaaatgggGAGCAAATTTGCTCCGAGGACCAAAAAGGTAGAGCAAAAATCCTAGATGAAGTAGCTAGAGACAAGATCGGTTTTGAATATGCCCAACTAAATAATCAAGCGTTCTCCTATTTACAAGACTTCACGTTTGCAAGTGATTCTGCTCCCGCTACAATGCTCAGCAGGCCAACATTTTTACCTCTCTTTAACTCCGTCTGCTTAGACATACCTGCTACTGTTTCATCAGATCCATACAGCACTGCCATCCCTCCAGCTGAGTCACTGCAGCCCAAGGAGGCCGAGCACGGCAGCCCAGGGCCCTGGCATTATGCAGAGTCCCCTTGCAGATGCCTGTTGGGGGTGACAGCTCTGTCCCCTcacccagaggcagcagccccgGACACAGCAGTGGTGGGGAGGAACCAGCAATAA